From one Paenibacillus sp. FSL K6-1330 genomic stretch:
- a CDS encoding ring-cleaving dioxygenase produces the protein MALQTAGIHHITAYAQDPQKNVDFYTGVLGLRLVKKTVNFDAPEVYHLYFGDEEGHPGTIITFFPSPASRRGRRGGGQVGYTTFVVPAGALPYWEQRLRSFGVPVMKAFRFNEHYLQFSDRDGLSLELVEREDGPKSSWSVDDVTPDTAIKGFGGAVLFSSKWKETKIALEQVMGLTFMGEDVNYARFQSAGPFGNVIDLPMRDIPWGAGGAGTTHHIAWRAQDDVEHVTWQEWVKQHGFLPTDIKNRNYFKSLYFRERGGILFEIATDLPGFTVDEDLDSLGEQLKLPAWFEPERARIEEGLEPIQVKTQERGN, from the coding sequence ATGGCATTACAAACAGCAGGCATTCATCATATTACCGCTTATGCACAGGACCCGCAGAAGAATGTTGATTTTTATACGGGTGTGCTGGGGCTCAGATTGGTGAAGAAGACGGTGAATTTCGATGCGCCTGAGGTGTACCATTTGTATTTCGGGGATGAAGAGGGACACCCGGGGACTATTATCACCTTCTTTCCGTCTCCTGCTTCGCGAAGAGGGAGACGTGGAGGAGGGCAGGTTGGGTATACAACATTTGTTGTCCCTGCGGGTGCCCTGCCTTATTGGGAACAGCGTTTACGGAGCTTCGGCGTTCCTGTCATGAAAGCCTTTCGGTTTAACGAACACTATCTTCAGTTCTCCGATCGCGATGGACTTTCTCTGGAGCTGGTCGAGCGGGAAGACGGACCGAAGAGCAGTTGGTCTGTAGACGATGTAACGCCGGACACAGCGATTAAGGGGTTTGGTGGTGCGGTCCTGTTCAGCAGCAAGTGGAAGGAAACGAAGATAGCGCTGGAGCAGGTAATGGGACTGACCTTCATGGGAGAGGACGTTAACTATGCGCGGTTTCAGTCAGCAGGGCCCTTCGGCAACGTGATTGATTTACCGATGCGGGATATCCCGTGGGGCGCCGGGGGGGCCGGAACGACCCATCATATCGCATGGCGGGCTCAAGATGATGTTGAGCATGTTACATGGCAAGAGTGGGTGAAACAGCATGGCTTTTTGCCAACGGATATTAAGAACCGCAACTATTTCAAATCGTTATATTTCAGGGAACGAGGGGGGATCTTGTTTGAGATCGCAACCGATCTACCCGGATTTACGGTGGATGAAGATCTGGACTCACTGGGGGAACAATTGAAACTACCTGCCTGGTTTGAACCGGAGCGAGCCCGTATTGAGGAAGGTCTGGAGCCTATTCAAGTCAAAACACAAGAGAGGGGTAACTAA
- a CDS encoding AI-2E family transporter, whose product MLKMNKFFKLCLAVILVLIIIYLGSLVDFIFRPVLSFFSIILVPLMLSGFFYYLLRPLVDLLEKRKLNRSLAILLLYVVFAGILTGFIIGVWPSLRDQIIALVENAPALFAALGEQLQEWENNGLFKEIFPENSNPLTQLTDYLNQGFTFLTNYIMNLFSFVSNFAIVLFTFPILLYYMLKEGGKFGEMIVSFLPNRFKEVGASVLDEINNALKGFIVGRVLVNLALGVLMYIGFLIIGLPYALLLTTVAVIANFIPFIGAILSSIPIVIIGFIQSPGTAIWSLVVILAAQQIQDNLIGPYIFGKQLAIHPITIIILVLVGQDLGGIIGVLLVVPIYMIIKIIVTRVYQLFFKEKWQKA is encoded by the coding sequence TTGCTGAAAATGAACAAGTTTTTCAAATTATGTCTCGCCGTGATTCTGGTCCTCATTATTATTTATTTGGGATCGCTGGTGGATTTTATATTCAGACCGGTACTTTCGTTCTTCTCGATCATCCTCGTGCCGCTGATGCTGTCAGGATTCTTCTATTACCTGCTCAGGCCGCTGGTTGATCTTCTCGAAAAGCGCAAGCTAAATCGCTCACTGGCCATCCTGCTCCTATATGTCGTGTTTGCAGGCATACTTACAGGTTTTATTATTGGGGTATGGCCATCTCTGCGGGATCAGATCATTGCTCTTGTGGAGAATGCGCCCGCATTATTTGCTGCCTTAGGTGAACAGCTGCAGGAGTGGGAAAATAACGGGCTCTTTAAGGAGATATTTCCGGAGAATTCTAATCCACTTACCCAATTAACCGATTATTTGAATCAAGGCTTCACGTTCCTGACGAATTATATTATGAACCTCTTCTCGTTCGTGTCGAACTTTGCCATCGTTTTATTTACGTTCCCGATCCTGCTGTATTACATGCTGAAGGAAGGCGGGAAGTTCGGAGAGATGATTGTCAGCTTTTTGCCTAACCGCTTCAAGGAAGTGGGAGCTTCGGTACTGGATGAAATCAACAATGCCCTCAAAGGGTTCATCGTTGGACGAGTGCTCGTCAATCTGGCGCTGGGTGTTTTGATGTACATCGGCTTCCTGATTATTGGTCTTCCTTATGCATTACTGCTGACGACCGTGGCGGTTATCGCGAATTTCATACCATTTATCGGAGCTATTCTATCCTCGATCCCGATCGTGATCATCGGCTTCATTCAATCCCCTGGAACGGCGATCTGGTCGCTTGTTGTCATTCTGGCAGCTCAGCAGATTCAGGATAACCTGATTGGACCATATATCTTTGGCAAACAGCTGGCTATCCATCCCATTACGATCATTATCCTGGTTTTGGTGGGACAGGATCTCGGCGGAATTATAGGGGTTCTGCTGGTGGTACCGATTTACATGATCATTAAGATTATCGTAACGAGAGTTTATCAGCTATTCTTTAAGGAAAAGTGGCAAAAAGCATAG
- the cls gene encoding cardiolipin synthase encodes MHVTSITLGLIIVLNIVFSMFVVFRERRDAGSTWAWLLVLSFIPILGFALYLLFAQNLRRIRLFHWGDLQKTGIEKVLLSQMEGMTNGEYPFSNQAAADSSDLIHMHINENQAILTDDNIVEIFTDGRKKFERLFQDIEEAKVYIHIQYYIIRRDELGKKLMSLLTKKAKEGVKVRVLYDELGSRQLTKGFFKAFREAGGEAEAFFPSKLRFINLRLNYRNHRKLAIIDGDIGYVGGFNVGDEYLGLNSRFGYWRDTHLRIQGEAVYAMQVRFILDWNQASHHHDISYESNLFPKIDSPGNVGIQIVTSGPDSRYEHIKNGYIKMISSAKKSIHIQTPYFIPDASLLDALRIAALSGVEVNLMIPDKPDHPFVYWATLSYIGEMLRTGANVYLYNNGFIHAKTIIIDEKISSVGTANIDVRSFKLNFEVNAFLYDEDLSKQLTHIFHQDLQVSSQLTMKQYLERSRWIKFKESISRLLSPIL; translated from the coding sequence ATGCATGTTACATCCATCACTCTTGGTCTGATCATCGTACTGAATATCGTGTTCTCCATGTTCGTGGTTTTTAGGGAACGGCGGGATGCCGGCTCCACCTGGGCATGGCTGCTGGTGCTGTCTTTTATCCCGATTTTGGGCTTTGCGCTCTACCTGTTGTTCGCCCAAAATTTAAGAAGAATCCGTCTCTTTCATTGGGGTGATCTGCAGAAAACAGGCATTGAGAAGGTATTGCTGTCTCAAATGGAAGGGATGACTAACGGGGAATACCCGTTCAGCAATCAAGCCGCGGCGGATAGCAGCGATTTAATCCATATGCATATCAATGAGAATCAGGCGATCCTTACGGACGACAACATCGTTGAAATTTTCACGGATGGACGCAAGAAATTTGAACGGTTGTTTCAGGATATTGAGGAAGCCAAAGTCTATATACATATTCAATACTACATCATCCGTCGGGACGAGCTGGGCAAGAAGCTGATGTCCCTGTTGACCAAAAAAGCAAAGGAAGGCGTGAAAGTCCGGGTTCTGTACGACGAGCTGGGCTCGCGTCAATTAACCAAGGGCTTCTTCAAAGCATTTCGCGAAGCCGGCGGAGAAGCCGAGGCCTTCTTCCCGTCCAAGCTGCGCTTCATTAATCTGCGCTTGAATTACCGGAATCACCGAAAGCTCGCTATCATTGATGGCGACATCGGATATGTGGGCGGTTTTAACGTTGGGGATGAGTACCTGGGTCTCAACTCCAGGTTCGGCTATTGGCGAGACACTCATCTGCGCATTCAAGGTGAAGCTGTTTATGCGATGCAGGTTCGCTTCATTCTCGACTGGAATCAGGCTTCGCACCATCACGATATTTCTTATGAATCGAATCTGTTTCCCAAGATCGATTCGCCTGGCAATGTCGGGATTCAGATTGTGACCAGCGGTCCGGATTCCAGATATGAACACATCAAGAACGGTTATATCAAAATGATTTCGTCCGCCAAGAAATCGATTCATATTCAGACGCCGTATTTTATCCCCGATGCCAGCCTCCTGGATGCGCTCCGCATTGCGGCGCTGTCCGGCGTTGAGGTTAACCTGATGATTCCCGATAAACCGGACCATCCCTTTGTCTATTGGGCGACCTTATCCTATATCGGGGAAATGCTAAGAACCGGGGCTAACGTGTATCTCTACAATAATGGCTTCATTCATGCCAAGACCATCATCATTGACGAGAAGATTTCTTCGGTCGGCACGGCGAATATCGATGTTCGAAGCTTCAAGCTGAATTTTGAAGTGAATGCGTTCCTGTACGATGAGGATTTATCAAAACAATTGACTCACATCTTTCATCAGGATCTGCAGGTATCCAGCCAGCTTACGATGAAGCAGTATCTGGAGCGATCAAGGTGGATCAAGTTTAAGGAATCCATCTCACGCTTGCTGTCGCCTATTCTGTAA
- a CDS encoding VOC family protein, with the protein MAKLTPYIFSEDAKAQAEFYTQALGGEILSVQTHGEIPGTKEELKDKVMHLSLVAGGIPIFMSDSIFQTLERGNGIHLSLSFESDAEAHEAFDRLAEGGKVLDPLKTQFWGALFGLLEDKFGVLWQVTTEVQVN; encoded by the coding sequence GTGGCTAAACTGACACCGTATATTTTCTCTGAGGATGCAAAAGCGCAGGCTGAGTTTTATACCCAAGCATTAGGCGGGGAGATCTTGTCCGTGCAAACCCATGGCGAGATTCCTGGAACCAAGGAAGAGCTTAAAGACAAGGTCATGCATCTTAGTCTGGTAGCAGGAGGAATTCCAATCTTTATGTCGGACTCCATATTCCAAACCCTGGAGCGAGGGAACGGAATTCATCTGAGCCTGTCGTTTGAAAGTGATGCTGAAGCACATGAAGCTTTTGACCGCTTGGCAGAGGGCGGTAAGGTGCTTGATCCGCTGAAGACTCAATTCTGGGGAGCGCTGTTCGGGTTGCTGGAAGACAAGTTCGGCGTATTGTGGCAGGTAACGACTGAAGTCCAAGTCAATTAA
- a CDS encoding MarR family transcriptional regulator, whose protein sequence is MLNTYIKECLYFTTNRLSRVITKMAEDEFAASGLSPTYAYLLMAVYEKEGISQKELGEILHLQPSTVTRLVEKLAVKGLVYNRVEGRMSLIYTTDKGKALEKVIHECWMNLRSRYGAILGHAEGDELSLHLYEVSDQLENKD, encoded by the coding sequence ATGTTAAATACGTATATCAAGGAATGTCTTTACTTCACTACCAATCGTCTTAGCAGGGTTATCACCAAGATGGCCGAAGATGAGTTTGCCGCAAGCGGATTGTCGCCCACCTATGCTTATTTGCTTATGGCTGTATATGAGAAGGAAGGGATCTCGCAGAAGGAATTAGGCGAAATTCTTCATCTTCAGCCTTCTACCGTAACCCGACTGGTTGAGAAGCTGGCCGTTAAAGGGCTGGTTTATAATCGGGTGGAAGGAAGGATGTCATTGATCTATACAACCGATAAAGGGAAGGCTTTGGAGAAAGTGATTCACGAGTGCTGGATGAATTTGCGCAGTCGTTACGGCGCTATTTTAGGTCATGCCGAAGGTGATGAATTATCGCTGCATCTATACGAGGTGAGTGATCAATTGGAGAATAAGGACTGA
- a CDS encoding VOC family protein produces the protein MALKSDNIFVNLPVKNLEKTKDFFSKIGFEFNAQFTDKNAACLVIGDNIFAMLLTEDYFKTFTKKDLSNAANTTEVILALSAESREQVDEIVNAALSAGGSPSNDPVDHGFMYGWSFQDPDGHLWEVMYMDQSHVE, from the coding sequence ATGGCTTTGAAAAGCGACAATATTTTTGTGAACCTACCTGTTAAGAACTTGGAGAAAACGAAGGACTTTTTCTCAAAAATCGGTTTTGAATTTAATGCACAATTTACGGACAAAAACGCGGCTTGCCTGGTCATAGGCGATAACATCTTTGCCATGCTGCTCACCGAGGATTATTTCAAGACGTTCACCAAGAAAGATCTGTCGAATGCCGCGAACACAACGGAAGTGATTTTGGCACTATCCGCCGAAAGCCGGGAGCAGGTGGACGAAATCGTCAATGCTGCGCTTTCCGCAGGAGGGTCGCCTTCCAATGATCCGGTAGATCATGGCTTTATGTATGGCTGGAGCTTCCAGGATCCGGATGGTCATCTGTGGGAAGTCATGTACATGGATCAGAGCCACGTCGAATAG
- a CDS encoding glycosyl hydrolase family 18 protein, translated as MALILIFTPLFNAPASYAAESAPPTDISTDISTVNSGLEPATVTNSTYKAQTNEAQDPLAPQNLRIESVSHNMAIFQWDFKPVEGENNIQVWDADSGKWLAWGNYWTRAVTGLTPETTYKIYITWDGDVKKEHKSNVLEFTTTKDEAEYKDAPLTPPSQLKIDDVTEDTVTLSWGSSPGAEAYDIYINGAWKGGTWENSVTTATYGPLEAGETYIFKVGAQRSVNGALEASANSNAVTLKWGELAQPQGLQVVTATRSTVSLGWAPVPGVTSYDIYQDGVKVGSSSGSRYVAAGLEEGKTYSYKVVGHNGLWTSPESEAVSVVPGSNYNNITYYTSWSASSEERNFHPGDLDVSQITHINYAFADICWKKYGSGPRACEDPNIPAQDRYVHDGEIVIGDPTFDFQNFAAFESIKATNPHLKLIVSVGGWTWSKNFSNIAMTEETRRTFANSAVKFLREYKFDGLDIDWEYPVEGGAEENSRAPEDKENFALLMKTVREALDAAGSEDGTYYLLTIASGQGDNFTVNADFANSVQYLDFINIMTYDYSGKDDPFGHHNSPLFYDKALLRSSAPRNHVLGGLLGHLNGGVPTHKLIVGVPYYGKGWDGCGQLGQYQTCNKGGTVLKSWEQGIFDFSDLENKYIDKNGYKRYWNESAKVPYLYNDQNKVFITYNDKNTMKYTASIVKSLDIAGVMSWDISGDRNKTLTTQLIHDLPINGKVNASALPTPANLSKVSVGSSSIQVKWDAVAGATGYEVYVNHALSGLVTENSYTVNGLSSLTNYKIHVLAVDRTGDEINRVSSASNLLSVTTSSSGSGGSDGSGGSGGSGGSGSPTPSTPQPPKAKDQLEANVTLHGDKAVVTIPTATAVNSINLSDSSNFQIHAGAGAKQAEVEIPQEIIAAVAKKGAKASLSIIVNGTEYRIPASLITVSGPVKVSIVSPGAADAASMETLLKGGEVLANPLSFKLEQINADKTTTELKHFGKTHVSEFMNVDAIKINVKRATGVVYTPGTHELRSVPTLFKVNADGTVTVEIKKTGSGIYALVQQDIRFSDAIPSWAREDIAQAAAKLIVTGESNGSFGGNKQITRAEIISIVVKALGILPDDSNSNFKDVDSKSLHAREIAAAKAAGLVKGRSGDIFDPNSLITREELAVMLSNVLNYAGKKNEANQGLLNKFKDHAKVSSYAKSSVAFVVEQKIMQGVSASKLDPQSHVTKAQTVVTVMRLLRAVGLSN; from the coding sequence TTGGCCCTTATTCTTATTTTTACGCCACTCTTTAATGCGCCTGCATCCTATGCAGCAGAAAGTGCTCCTCCTACAGACATTTCTACTGACATTTCCACAGTTAACTCCGGCCTAGAGCCCGCGACAGTAACGAACTCAACGTATAAAGCCCAGACCAATGAAGCCCAGGATCCGCTGGCACCGCAGAATCTTCGTATTGAAAGTGTCTCTCATAATATGGCGATATTTCAATGGGATTTCAAACCCGTCGAAGGTGAAAACAATATACAGGTGTGGGACGCGGATTCAGGCAAGTGGCTGGCATGGGGCAATTATTGGACCCGTGCCGTGACCGGATTGACACCTGAAACGACCTACAAAATCTATATTACGTGGGACGGCGACGTGAAAAAAGAACACAAAAGCAATGTATTGGAATTCACCACAACCAAAGACGAAGCTGAATATAAAGATGCACCGTTGACTCCTCCAAGCCAACTTAAAATTGACGATGTAACGGAAGATACGGTTACGCTGAGTTGGGGTTCGAGTCCTGGAGCCGAAGCTTATGACATTTATATTAATGGAGCATGGAAAGGCGGCACTTGGGAAAACTCCGTTACCACGGCTACTTATGGACCTTTGGAAGCAGGAGAGACTTATATTTTTAAAGTAGGCGCGCAGAGAAGCGTAAATGGAGCTTTGGAAGCATCCGCCAATAGTAATGCCGTTACCCTTAAGTGGGGGGAACTGGCTCAACCTCAAGGGTTACAGGTAGTGACGGCTACACGATCTACGGTTTCACTGGGCTGGGCACCGGTGCCTGGGGTCACAAGCTATGATATTTATCAGGATGGAGTAAAGGTTGGTTCGAGTAGCGGGAGTCGGTATGTAGCTGCTGGACTGGAAGAAGGAAAGACCTATTCGTATAAGGTAGTGGGCCATAACGGCCTATGGACTTCGCCTGAAAGCGAAGCAGTGTCGGTAGTTCCTGGCAGCAATTATAACAATATTACGTACTACACTTCTTGGTCAGCTAGTAGCGAAGAGCGTAATTTTCATCCTGGTGACTTGGATGTATCACAGATCACTCACATTAATTATGCCTTCGCCGATATTTGTTGGAAAAAATACGGAAGCGGGCCGAGAGCCTGCGAAGATCCTAATATTCCTGCACAGGATCGATACGTCCATGACGGAGAAATTGTGATTGGAGATCCGACATTTGATTTTCAGAATTTCGCAGCTTTTGAATCCATCAAGGCAACGAACCCTCATTTGAAACTTATAGTCTCAGTAGGTGGCTGGACCTGGTCTAAAAATTTCTCCAATATAGCCATGACGGAAGAAACACGCCGTACTTTTGCTAATTCTGCTGTGAAATTCCTCCGGGAGTACAAGTTTGATGGCTTGGATATCGATTGGGAGTACCCGGTCGAAGGCGGGGCGGAGGAAAACTCCAGAGCACCGGAGGACAAAGAAAACTTCGCATTATTAATGAAAACCGTACGCGAGGCATTGGATGCTGCAGGGTCTGAGGATGGAACATATTATCTGCTGACGATTGCTTCCGGTCAGGGAGATAACTTTACCGTTAACGCAGACTTTGCGAATTCCGTCCAGTATCTGGATTTCATTAATATTATGACTTATGACTACAGTGGCAAAGATGACCCGTTCGGTCATCATAATTCACCATTATTTTATGATAAAGCTCTCTTGAGGTCCTCCGCTCCAAGAAATCATGTGCTTGGCGGTTTGTTAGGTCATTTGAACGGAGGAGTGCCGACACATAAGTTGATTGTAGGCGTTCCTTACTACGGTAAGGGCTGGGATGGCTGTGGTCAGCTTGGTCAGTATCAGACTTGCAATAAGGGCGGGACTGTTTTGAAATCGTGGGAACAGGGCATTTTCGACTTTAGCGATCTCGAGAATAAGTACATCGACAAGAACGGCTATAAGAGATATTGGAACGAATCCGCCAAGGTGCCTTACCTGTACAATGATCAAAATAAAGTGTTCATCACCTACAACGATAAAAACACCATGAAATATACGGCTTCCATCGTCAAATCGTTGGATATTGCAGGCGTCATGAGCTGGGATATCAGCGGTGACCGCAACAAAACGCTGACGACTCAACTCATTCACGACCTGCCGATCAACGGCAAAGTTAATGCTTCAGCACTTCCAACTCCGGCGAATCTCTCAAAGGTAAGTGTCGGGTCAAGCTCTATTCAGGTGAAATGGGATGCTGTGGCAGGTGCAACGGGATATGAAGTATATGTGAATCATGCTTTGTCCGGCTTGGTTACAGAGAATAGTTATACCGTGAATGGCCTTAGCTCTCTGACGAACTACAAGATTCATGTGCTTGCGGTAGATCGAACGGGAGATGAGATTAACCGCGTCTCCAGCGCTTCGAATCTGCTTAGCGTAACGACTTCAAGCAGCGGTTCCGGTGGATCTGACGGTTCCGGCGGATCAGGAGGATCGGGAGGCTCTGGTTCACCAACGCCTTCGACGCCACAACCGCCTAAAGCCAAAGATCAGCTAGAGGCAAACGTCACGCTTCATGGCGATAAAGCTGTGGTGACCATACCAACGGCTACAGCTGTTAACAGCATTAACCTTTCGGATTCCTCCAACTTCCAGATCCATGCGGGTGCGGGTGCGAAGCAGGCTGAGGTTGAGATTCCGCAAGAAATCATCGCAGCCGTTGCGAAAAAAGGAGCCAAGGCCAGTCTCTCCATTATCGTGAACGGGACAGAATATCGGATTCCGGCTTCGCTGATTACGGTTTCCGGTCCTGTGAAAGTCTCGATTGTTTCTCCGGGGGCTGCCGATGCAGCAAGCATGGAGACACTGCTTAAGGGAGGAGAGGTACTAGCCAATCCGCTATCGTTCAAGCTTGAGCAAATAAACGCGGATAAGACAACGACTGAACTGAAGCATTTCGGCAAAACCCATGTCAGCGAATTTATGAACGTCGATGCGATAAAGATAAATGTAAAACGTGCTACCGGAGTGGTTTATACACCAGGTACCCATGAGCTTCGATCCGTTCCAACCTTGTTTAAAGTTAACGCGGATGGCACGGTAACTGTTGAAATCAAGAAAACTGGCAGCGGTATTTATGCTCTGGTTCAGCAAGATATCCGGTTTAGTGACGCGATCCCTTCTTGGGCACGGGAAGACATTGCTCAGGCTGCTGCCAAGCTGATCGTTACTGGAGAAAGTAACGGATCTTTCGGCGGTAATAAACAAATTACCCGTGCCGAGATTATATCCATTGTAGTGAAAGCGCTCGGTATTCTGCCTGACGACAGTAATTCCAACTTCAAGGATGTAGATTCGAAATCCCTGCATGCTAGAGAGATTGCAGCAGCGAAAGCGGCAGGGTTAGTGAAGGGACGCTCAGGCGATATTTTTGATCCAAACAGCTTAATTACGCGTGAGGAATTGGCCGTCATGCTGAGTAATGTGCTGAATTATGCCGGCAAGAAGAACGAAGCTAACCAAGGATTGTTAAACAAATTTAAAGACCACGCCAAGGTTTCGTCTTATGCGAAGTCGTCTGTCGCTTTCGTCGTGGAGCAGAAGATTATGCAAGGCGTATCCGCCTCCAAGCTGGATCCACAATCTCATGTAACCAAAGCTCAGACGGTGGTAACCGTCATGAGATTGCTGCGTGCAGTGGGTTTATCTAACTAA
- a CDS encoding serine hydrolase domain-containing protein — protein sequence MKIRNQITFASLALLITGSALLYTSPTSIVKAKPTQNVSSSQTSTQRDHNSVKQAMRDTLQLGFPGILAKTFEGGKTWGYAAGVANLSTKKPMETDFRFRIGSVTKTFTATVVLQLAGENRLNLDDSIEKWLPGVIQGNGYNGKQITIRQILNHTSGIAEYSRSKDVDFMDTKKSYSAEEIVKMGISLPPDFAPGKGWSYSNTGYVLLGILIEKVTGNSYAEEIENRIIEPLELSDTFLPGNSSVIPGTKHARGYSQPDETSEIKDVTYYNPSAGSSAGDMISTADDLNKFFSSLLGGKLLKEQQLKQMLTTVPTGRAGIDGYGLGIFETKLPNGASIWGHTGGILGFSTIVGGTLGGKHTLVVSLNSLGRDNSPNPFKNILLAEFNK from the coding sequence ATGAAAATACGTAATCAAATTACATTTGCAAGTCTGGCCCTTTTAATAACTGGAAGTGCCCTGCTATACACATCGCCAACCTCAATTGTAAAAGCAAAGCCCACTCAAAATGTATCTAGTTCACAAACAAGCACTCAACGAGATCATAACTCCGTCAAGCAAGCCATGCGGGATACACTGCAACTTGGATTCCCGGGGATACTTGCTAAAACTTTTGAGGGTGGAAAAACGTGGGGTTATGCGGCTGGGGTAGCGAATCTGAGCACCAAGAAACCAATGGAAACAGATTTTCGCTTTCGCATTGGCAGCGTGACGAAGACGTTCACTGCAACGGTTGTACTTCAATTAGCTGGAGAGAACCGCTTGAATCTAGACGACTCCATTGAAAAATGGCTGCCTGGTGTCATTCAAGGAAACGGATATAATGGTAAACAGATTACCATCCGGCAGATATTGAACCATACAAGTGGTATCGCTGAATACTCAAGGTCAAAAGACGTTGATTTTATGGATACAAAAAAATCGTATTCGGCTGAAGAGATAGTGAAGATGGGCATTTCTCTGCCCCCAGACTTTGCCCCAGGTAAGGGCTGGTCTTATTCAAACACAGGATACGTATTACTGGGTATTCTTATTGAAAAAGTAACTGGAAACAGCTACGCGGAAGAGATTGAAAATCGGATTATTGAACCGCTTGAATTGTCGGATACATTCCTACCTGGCAATTCAAGCGTTATTCCAGGCACCAAGCATGCTCGGGGATATTCCCAACCAGACGAAACAAGTGAGATAAAAGACGTTACTTACTATAACCCAAGTGCAGGAAGCTCGGCTGGAGATATGATTTCTACTGCTGATGACTTAAATAAATTCTTCTCTTCCTTGCTCGGTGGCAAATTACTGAAGGAACAGCAACTAAAACAAATGCTTACTACAGTTCCCACAGGAAGAGCAGGAATCGATGGATATGGTCTTGGAATCTTTGAAACTAAGCTTCCAAACGGTGCCTCGATATGGGGACACACAGGTGGCATTTTAGGGTTTTCTACTATTGTTGGAGGTACACTTGGAGGCAAGCATACGTTGGTCGTCAGTTTGAACAGCTTGGGTAGAGATAACAGTCCTAATCCTTTTAAAAATATTTTACTTGCTGAATTTAACAAGTAG
- a CDS encoding PadR family transcriptional regulator, with protein MNVEDWKSQIKRGTLEFCILLLIKQRPYYGYEIISKLEQHPIVAAKENTIYPLLRRLLKEEYVSSSWQESTEGLPPRKYYSITEKGNEYLNAMSLEWDNLLIAIAEIKGV; from the coding sequence ATGAATGTCGAAGATTGGAAATCACAAATCAAGAGAGGAACACTCGAATTTTGTATTCTATTGCTAATAAAGCAGCGACCCTATTATGGGTATGAAATCATAAGTAAGTTAGAACAGCATCCTATTGTTGCTGCAAAAGAAAATACAATTTATCCTCTGCTTAGAAGATTATTGAAAGAAGAATATGTATCTTCATCTTGGCAAGAAAGTACAGAGGGTTTGCCACCGAGAAAATATTATTCCATTACAGAAAAAGGGAACGAATACTTAAACGCTATGTCCTTAGAATGGGATAATTTATTAATTGCTATAGCAGAAATTAAAGGAGTGTGA
- a CDS encoding DUF1700 domain-containing protein — translation MDKITNDYLEKIEKYLKSMSDSERMDIVKEIKSVMLELQNNGLSSAQIIERLGNPKELAKAYLGEAISKNSKFSWRKFGAIFAFCSSFAGISGMFLLPLLSTLSIALMISGVITPIGGIIKFVGHLMGYDIAGITIEMGAYTPSPMLFLPISIVIGVLMFWLGKVLWKLTIKYIQAISQKKKTLY, via the coding sequence TTGGATAAAATTACGAATGACTATCTTGAAAAGATTGAAAAGTATTTGAAATCCATGTCCGATTCCGAGCGTATGGACATTGTCAAAGAAATCAAAAGTGTAATGCTTGAATTGCAAAATAATGGTCTATCTTCTGCGCAAATCATCGAGCGGCTAGGAAACCCAAAAGAATTAGCGAAAGCATACTTAGGTGAAGCCATTTCAAAGAACAGTAAATTTAGTTGGCGTAAATTCGGTGCTATATTTGCATTTTGTAGCAGCTTTGCAGGCATCAGCGGTATGTTTCTTCTGCCTCTTCTCAGTACTCTTTCCATTGCTTTAATGATTAGTGGAGTCATTACACCAATAGGCGGAATTATTAAATTTGTTGGGCATCTTATGGGATATGATATTGCCGGAATAACAATCGAAATGGGAGCATATACACCAAGCCCAATGCTGTTCTTACCCATTTCTATTGTGATTGGTGTGTTGATGTTTTGGCTCGGGAAAGTATTATGGAAACTTACAATTAAATACATACAGGCCATTAGTCAGAAAAAGAAAACATTGTATTAA